The region TGGATATGCGCGTCCATGTCCGGGCCGCCCTTCAGCAGCTTGGCGAGTGCATCGGCGCCAGCGACAAGGGTCGTGGCATGATCCTCAAACTGTTCGAAGAAACGCCCCTGTTTGGGCATCAGCGCGTGAAACCACCGCAGCATTCCAGTCCTTTCGCTTTGCCATTCCTTGACCCGCAGCAGCATTCGGATGAACCAGCCCGGATCTCGCGGCGGTTCGCGAAAGGCCGCGATGATAGTTTGAAGATCGGGTTCATCGACCGCCTTCGCGGCCTCCGAGACCGGAAACCAGCGCAGCTCCCTTTGCCCCCGCTCGGGCCAGTGCGACAACTGGCCTGTGACTGCAAGGGGGAAAACTTCGACCGTGGCTTCGCGGGAACCGCCTTTGCGGCGGCGCTTGTCATAGCAATAGCGGCCAAGGGAGGAGGGGCAGGCGATGCCGTGGATGCCCGCTTCCTCATAGGCTTCGACCTCGGCGGCGCGGTGACCGGCCATGCCCTTGATCCGATTGCCCTTGGGAATCACCCATCGCCGCGTCTCGCGCGAGGTGATCAGCAGGATGCGCATCGACCCGTCGGCGTCCGTGGCATAGGGCAGCGCGGCGATCTGGCGCATTACCAGCTCTCCCCCACGGCCCCGCCTATTGTCGCTTGCCCCTGTTCCATGCGCGCCTTGTAACGAAAACGTCACATGGCGCAATCAACTAGGTTGGTCAGATCGACAGCCGCGCCGTCACGCGAATGTCCCGTCCGGCAAGCGGCGCATAATCCTTCAGCACGCTGGCATGCCGCCGCGCCTCCACGTCAAAGATATTATTGGCGCTGACGGTGATGCTGGTACGGTCGTTACCGCTGAACGGTTTGAAGGACAGCGACGCGTTGACCAGCGTAAAGCCGCCGGTCCGCGTTTCCGTCGCTGCGATCCGATTTTGCGCGAAGCTGTGCTCCACCTCGCCGCGCAGCGTCAGCCGATCGTCCTGTAGCTCCAGCCCGCCCAGCAGGCGAAGCGGCGGGATGCGGGGCGCCGGGCCGGACCCGGTGATGGTGGCGCGCACATAGTCGGCTACGCCATCCAGATTGACGGCATAACGGCCGATCTGCCCCAGCTTGACCGAAGCCTCCGCCTCAAAGCCCCAATAACGGGCGTCCGCCTGCGCATATTGGAAGCATGGAAATTCCAGTTCCGCGCCGCCATTGGCGGCCATGCACACGCTGTCGTCCACAATGGCGTCGTAAATATAGCCGTCAAACCAGTTGTGATAGGCGGACAGCGACAGGCTGTAGCCGTCGCCCTGACCGCGCAGCGTGCCTTCCACGCCCCAGCTTTTTTCCAGGCCGAAGGTCGGATCGCCCAGTTCAAAGGCCTGCGTCCCGGCGTGATTGCCGCGCGCGAACAATTCTTCGGCGGATGGTGCGCGTTCCGTGCGGGCGAGGTTCAGCCCCAGCCGCCAGCCTGGAACGATCTGCTGGCTCGCCCCGACCGATGCTGAAAAGGCGTCAAAGTTGCGCCGCTGGCCCGCGATGAACAGGTCGGCATCGGGGACTGAGCGCAGTTTGGTCTTTTCATAGCGCGCGCCTGCTTCCAGCCGCGTATCGCCCAGATCGACCGATTGCAGGGTGAAGAAGCCCAACTGCTCCGTGTCGTTTTTGGGCAGGAATTTCTCTTCGCCATTGGCGGAAAAGCGGCGGGTGAAATATTGCACGCCGGACGCGCCATCCCAATTGCCACGGCGGGACTGGATCAGTTCCAGCCGACTTTCCATCGACTGATTCCGGAATGTAGTGCCGATTTCGCCGCTGGGCTCGATTTCGTCATGCCGGTAGCTCGCCCAACCGGCGCGCAGCCGGATACTGTCGATGAACCCGCCATTCACCGCTACTTCGCCGCGCAGGTCTGCCCGGGTCTGCTGCATGGCCAGGGTAACGTCTTCATGGGCATGTTCTTCTTCGTGATCATGATCGTCGCCATCGTGATCTTCATGGGCTTCCGTCACGTCGATGCGTGATGGCACGCCGTAGCGATTTTCGCTGTGCGAAACGGAAAAGCCGAGATTGCCGCGATCGCCGACATAGGCGAGGCCGCCCGCCACTTCCCATGTTTCGGCCGCCGTGTTGGGCAGCTTGCCGCGCAGGCGTCCGTCTTCGCGGATTTCCTCTTCGTCGGAAACGGCCGCGATGGCGCGAAGCGGTGCTGCCAGAATATAGCCGCCGGTCCGCAGGTCACCGGTCTTGGTGTAGCTGCCGTCGGCATGAGCGACCAGCCCGCCGCCCAACGGCACCTCAATCTCTCCAGCGACGGTCCGTTCGTCCGCCGCGCTGCCATAGGTGGCGATCCCGTCCACATGGATTGGCTCGTCCGGGATCCGTCGCGGAATGCGGCTGTCGATGACATTGACGACGCCGCCGATCGCCGACGACCCGTAGAGCAGTGCCGAAGGTCCGCGCAGTATCTCGATGCGGTCGGCGGTCAGTGGGTTGATGGCGACGGCGTGATCGACCGAAGTATTGGATACGTCGAAGCTGCCGATGCCGTCGGTCAGGATGCGCACCCGTTCACCCTGAAAGCCGCGCAGCACCGGGCGCGAGGCGTTGGGACCGAAGGAGGTGGCGGAGACGCCCGGCTGACGCGCCAGCGTTTCGCCGATCGTGGGGCGCAGGGAGCGGGTCAGCTTGGCGCCCGAGATGACCGTTGTGCCTGAAAGGATGTCGCCCTGCCTGCGTGGAATGAGGGCGGTGACGATGATGTCGGCGCGATCGTCATGATAGCCTTTTGACGGGGCGGGTGCGGCAGTGGTCTGCGCTGTTGCGGGGAATGCGAGGCAAAGGGCGGAGATGGCGGAACCGGCGCGGAGCAGCGGCAAATGCATGAATTAAACCCTTAATCAAAATGATCTTGGTGGGCGTCCTATCTAAAATGATATAACATATCAACTGTCATTATCAGGCAGTTCATAGGCGCCGTGCGAGGGTCCGAG is a window of Sphingobium sp. MI1205 DNA encoding:
- a CDS encoding TonB-dependent receptor domain-containing protein, which codes for MHLPLLRAGSAISALCLAFPATAQTTAAPAPSKGYHDDRADIIVTALIPRRQGDILSGTTVISGAKLTRSLRPTIGETLARQPGVSATSFGPNASRPVLRGFQGERVRILTDGIGSFDVSNTSVDHAVAINPLTADRIEILRGPSALLYGSSAIGGVVNVIDSRIPRRIPDEPIHVDGIATYGSAADERTVAGEIEVPLGGGLVAHADGSYTKTGDLRTGGYILAAPLRAIAAVSDEEEIREDGRLRGKLPNTAAETWEVAGGLAYVGDRGNLGFSVSHSENRYGVPSRIDVTEAHEDHDGDDHDHEEEHAHEDVTLAMQQTRADLRGEVAVNGGFIDSIRLRAGWASYRHDEIEPSGEIGTTFRNQSMESRLELIQSRRGNWDGASGVQYFTRRFSANGEEKFLPKNDTEQLGFFTLQSVDLGDTRLEAGARYEKTKLRSVPDADLFIAGQRRNFDAFSASVGASQQIVPGWRLGLNLARTERAPSAEELFARGNHAGTQAFELGDPTFGLEKSWGVEGTLRGQGDGYSLSLSAYHNWFDGYIYDAIVDDSVCMAANGGAELEFPCFQYAQADARYWGFEAEASVKLGQIGRYAVNLDGVADYVRATITGSGPAPRIPPLRLLGGLELQDDRLTLRGEVEHSFAQNRIAATETRTGGFTLVNASLSFKPFSGNDRTSITVSANNIFDVEARRHASVLKDYAPLAGRDIRVTARLSI
- a CDS encoding DUF47 family protein gives rise to the protein MRQIAALPYATDADGSMRILLITSRETRRWVIPKGNRIKGMAGHRAAEVEAYEEAGIHGIACPSSLGRYCYDKRRRKGGSREATVEVFPLAVTGQLSHWPERGQRELRWFPVSEAAKAVDEPDLQTIIAAFREPPRDPGWFIRMLLRVKEWQSERTGMLRWFHALMPKQGRFFEQFEDHATTLVAGADALAKLLKGGPDMDAHIQEISAREHEADDIIREVLQDVRRIFVTPFDRSAITGLIGVMDDAIDQMNQTAKAIALFEVKEFAPQMQDMSALIVECARITAEAMPLLRSLNLHSVRLHDLTERLVKLEGHADILHEAGLKALYNQARQGNPMDFVVGNEIYAHLEKVTDRFEDVANEISGLVIDHA